The following are encoded together in the Armatimonadota bacterium genome:
- a CDS encoding 2-oxoacid:acceptor oxidoreductase family protein, giving the protein MAKLNEVRWHGRGGQGAKTASYILAIAAAEDGWNVQAFPEYGAERRGAPMKSYVRISDEPIRLRCAVLHPQVVVVLDSTLLGSENVTDGVPDGGIVIVNTGDSPEEVRAKIAKQNIQVCTVNATQISLDTVGRDIPNTPMLGALAKVSDLVTVEGAKAAVRKQLGTKLSEAVLEGNMQAITRANEEVQVG; this is encoded by the coding sequence ATGGCAAAACTGAATGAGGTACGCTGGCACGGAAGGGGTGGACAGGGCGCGAAGACGGCCAGCTACATCCTCGCGATCGCCGCGGCTGAGGACGGCTGGAACGTACAGGCCTTCCCGGAATACGGGGCCGAGCGTCGCGGTGCGCCCATGAAGTCGTATGTGCGGATTTCGGATGAACCCATCAGGCTGCGCTGCGCCGTGCTGCACCCGCAGGTCGTGGTGGTGCTCGACTCAACGCTCCTCGGAAGCGAGAACGTGACGGACGGCGTTCCCGACGGCGGCATCGTCATCGTGAACACGGGCGACTCCCCTGAGGAAGTGCGCGCGAAGATCGCAAAGCAGAACATCCAGGTCTGCACCGTGAACGCCACGCAGATATCCCTGGACACCGTGGGGCGCGACATTCCCAACACGCCCATGCTGGGCGCGCTTGCGAAGGTCAGCGACCTGGTGACCGTCGAGGGCGCGAAGGCTGCGGTGCGCAAGCAGCTGGGCACGAAGCTCTCTGAAGCCGTCCTCGAGGGCAACATGCAGGCGATCACCCGGGCCAACGAGGAGGTTCAGGTAGGATGA
- a CDS encoding pyruvate ferredoxin oxidoreductase (catalyzes the formation of acetyl-CoA from pyruvate and coenzyme A) gives MPKNLKQLSESPVRLTGGHRLCPGCGEPIAVRQILMATEDPVLVANATGCLEVSTTIFPYTAWNVPWIHIAFENAAAAASGLEAMYVSLKNQGKIDPDQNYKFVAFAGDGGTYDIGFQALSGAVERRHSFVYVCLNNQAYMNTGVQRSSASPLGAHTTTSPAGRVIPGKTMVQKDLTECMVAHDMPYVAQSIPGRWRDLVGKAEKAFATEGPSFINVLTPCPLGWLCDPSETVDISMLAADTCIWPLYEVENGEYKITYKPKEKKPVEEFLKRQGRFKHLFKGEDGAEIIKGIQEYTDRKWEALLKKAGEA, from the coding sequence ATGCCTAAGAACCTCAAGCAGTTGTCGGAAAGCCCCGTGCGCCTGACTGGTGGCCACCGGCTGTGCCCCGGCTGCGGCGAGCCCATCGCCGTCCGCCAGATCCTCATGGCCACCGAGGACCCGGTCCTGGTTGCAAATGCCACGGGCTGCCTTGAAGTGTCTACGACCATCTTCCCGTATACCGCGTGGAATGTGCCGTGGATCCACATCGCCTTCGAGAATGCGGCGGCCGCTGCCTCCGGGCTCGAAGCGATGTACGTGTCCCTAAAGAACCAGGGCAAGATCGACCCCGATCAGAACTACAAGTTCGTCGCCTTTGCCGGCGACGGCGGCACCTATGACATCGGCTTCCAGGCCCTTTCCGGAGCCGTTGAGCGCCGCCACAGCTTCGTGTACGTCTGTCTGAACAACCAGGCGTACATGAACACCGGCGTGCAGCGGTCCAGCGCGTCGCCTCTTGGCGCACACACAACCACCAGTCCCGCCGGACGCGTCATCCCCGGCAAGACCATGGTGCAGAAGGACCTGACCGAGTGCATGGTTGCCCACGACATGCCGTATGTGGCCCAGAGCATCCCCGGCCGCTGGCGCGATCTCGTGGGCAAGGCCGAGAAAGCCTTCGCCACCGAAGGCCCAAGCTTCATCAACGTGCTCACACCCTGCCCGCTGGGCTGGCTTTGCGATCCGTCCGAGACCGTCGATATCTCCATGCTCGCGGCTGACACCTGCATCTGGCCGCTGTATGAGGTGGAGAACGGCGAGTACAAGATCACATACAAACCCAAGGAGAAGAAGCCGGTTGAGGAGTTCCTCAAGCGGCAGGGGCGCTTCAAGCACCTGTTCAAGGGCGAGGATGGCGCCGAGATCATCAAGGGCATCCAGGAGTACACCGACCGCAAGTGGGAGGCGCTCTTGAAGAAAGCCGGCGAGGCCTAA
- a CDS encoding bacteriocin family protein, with amino-acid sequence MNGDFLARGDAPFGPEVWQRIDDTVVGAATSQLSARKLLEIDGPYGLGLKSIPGTDRPTGSSEGAVLGFSPTMPVSTIQAEFTIPVRDIANFESTGIPFDTSAVARAALDCARQEDDLIFNGSKEMGIPGLLSADNVASVSLTEWKEPGDAFDNILQAVNALDQAGLHGPYSLALTPALFNGLHRRYPQGSMTEMMHVAQLVTGGIVKAPAISAGGVLVAVGKQYVSIVLGQDLMTGFIGPEAGQLAFFIMESLALRIANPSAVCVIK; translated from the coding sequence ATGAACGGAGATTTTCTCGCTCGTGGTGACGCGCCATTCGGCCCCGAGGTCTGGCAGAGGATCGACGATACGGTGGTGGGCGCGGCCACGTCTCAGTTGTCGGCACGCAAGCTGCTGGAGATCGACGGCCCCTACGGCCTTGGCCTGAAGAGCATACCCGGAACCGACCGGCCCACCGGTTCCAGCGAAGGCGCCGTCCTGGGGTTCAGTCCCACAATGCCCGTTTCCACCATCCAGGCGGAGTTCACCATTCCCGTGCGGGATATCGCGAACTTCGAGAGTACCGGGATTCCCTTTGACACCTCCGCGGTCGCCCGGGCCGCGCTGGATTGCGCGCGGCAGGAAGATGACCTGATTTTCAACGGCAGTAAGGAAATGGGCATCCCCGGCCTGCTCAGCGCTGACAACGTCGCCAGCGTGAGCCTCACGGAGTGGAAGGAGCCGGGCGACGCTTTCGACAACATCCTGCAGGCCGTCAATGCACTGGACCAGGCAGGCCTCCATGGCCCGTACTCTCTGGCCCTGACGCCCGCACTTTTCAACGGCCTCCACAGACGCTATCCCCAGGGCTCGATGACCGAGATGATGCACGTGGCGCAACTTGTCACGGGCGGCATCGTCAAGGCGCCCGCGATCAGTGCAGGCGGGGTGCTGGTGGCCGTAGGCAAGCAGTATGTGTCTATTGTGCTCGGGCAAGACCTGATGACCGGGTTCATCGGTCCGGAGGCCGGGCAGCTCGCTTTCTTCATCATGGAAAGCCTGGCGCTTCGCATCGCCAACCCGTCGGCGGTCTGCGTCATCAAGTAG
- a CDS encoding YbaB/EbfC family nucleoid-associated protein translates to MRNPLQSVFNNQFAQIQENITRAIEELDRTTLEGSAGGGAVKVQITGSGEVLSVEIAPAAMAEGDIELLQDLVCAAVRDAIQKALALKKEKLVGATPFGALGLDLPNIF, encoded by the coding sequence ATGAGGAACCCATTGCAGTCCGTGTTCAATAACCAGTTCGCGCAAATCCAGGAGAACATCACCCGCGCCATCGAGGAGCTTGACCGCACGACCCTCGAAGGCTCCGCGGGCGGTGGCGCTGTGAAGGTGCAGATTACCGGCTCCGGCGAGGTCCTGTCCGTTGAGATCGCCCCGGCGGCCATGGCCGAAGGGGACATTGAGCTGCTCCAGGACCTCGTCTGCGCCGCGGTGCGGGACGCGATCCAGAAGGCGCTCGCCCTGAAGAAGGAAAAGCTCGTGGGAGCCACCCCTTTCGGCGCCCTGGGCCTGGACCTGCCTAACATTTTCTGA
- the dnaX gene encoding DNA polymerase III subunit gamma/tau, giving the protein MSYVSFSLKYRPQRFEHVVGQEHVSRTLMNAVRTGRIHHAYLFSGPRGTGKTSTARVLAKALNCVNGPTPEPCGVCEFCQAVQNGRAMDVIEIDAASNRGIDEIRELREKVKYSPAEARCKVYILDEVHMLTTEAFNALLKTLEEPPAHSFFVLATTESHRVPATILSRCQRFDFRPIPVAKAAEALAMIAREEGIEAEPAALEAIARAGEGAMRDAESIFDQVVAYTEGAVTLEVVNTVLGVTEAETLAEVADLMVGENVPGGFALVDRVVSAGKDVAQLMADLTLYLRDLLRISLNSEPSAWRLSGDEGRERMVAQARALGPDRLLEAVRVLATAQNELRSSNQPALLLELTVTRLCQAPEAAPAPRRPAQVSQARPQAATPGPAGQPLHAAPPRHQPRPMPPIQPISQGEVSLQALQEHWGDVQGELKRMGKMPVTAIIKEAIPISYADGVVVLGFSDRHAFHCNQVRDKYKADVEMALQRLFGQAITIDCRLGEVLPQAPAPDQPVQAPPVATEPAPVETAEAPPDVYEQEYAPDPTEPQVNQVAEQICSPEPAEAPPPPTLDQAVANTLMLFEGSQEIDGDE; this is encoded by the coding sequence ATGTCGTATGTATCCTTCAGCCTGAAGTACCGCCCACAGCGGTTCGAGCATGTGGTAGGGCAGGAACACGTGAGCCGCACGTTGATGAACGCGGTGCGGACCGGGCGCATCCACCATGCCTACTTGTTCTCGGGCCCGCGTGGCACCGGTAAGACCTCCACCGCCCGGGTCCTGGCGAAAGCCCTGAACTGCGTCAACGGTCCGACTCCGGAGCCCTGCGGTGTCTGCGAATTCTGCCAGGCTGTTCAGAACGGCCGGGCCATGGACGTCATCGAAATCGACGCTGCCAGCAATCGGGGCATTGATGAGATTCGCGAGCTGCGGGAGAAGGTGAAGTACAGCCCGGCCGAGGCGCGCTGCAAGGTGTACATTCTCGACGAAGTGCACATGCTCACCACCGAGGCCTTCAACGCGCTGCTCAAGACGCTGGAAGAGCCGCCGGCCCACAGCTTCTTCGTCCTGGCCACCACGGAGTCCCACCGGGTCCCGGCGACGATCCTGTCCCGCTGTCAGCGCTTCGATTTCCGTCCGATCCCCGTTGCCAAGGCGGCCGAGGCCCTGGCGATGATTGCCCGGGAGGAGGGTATCGAGGCAGAGCCCGCCGCGCTGGAGGCAATCGCCCGAGCAGGCGAGGGTGCCATGCGCGACGCCGAGAGTATCTTCGACCAGGTGGTGGCGTACACCGAAGGCGCAGTGACCCTCGAGGTCGTCAATACCGTGCTGGGGGTCACGGAGGCCGAGACGCTGGCGGAAGTTGCCGATCTCATGGTCGGGGAAAATGTGCCCGGCGGGTTCGCGCTGGTGGATCGCGTGGTCTCCGCGGGCAAGGACGTCGCCCAGTTGATGGCCGACCTGACCCTCTACCTGCGAGATTTGCTGCGGATCAGCCTGAACAGCGAGCCCTCGGCCTGGCGGCTTTCGGGCGACGAGGGCCGGGAGCGCATGGTCGCGCAGGCTCGGGCGCTGGGTCCGGATCGGCTGCTGGAGGCCGTGCGGGTCCTTGCAACCGCCCAGAACGAGCTGCGCTCCAGTAATCAGCCGGCGCTTCTCTTGGAACTAACGGTGACGCGGCTCTGTCAGGCTCCCGAAGCGGCACCTGCACCCCGCAGGCCGGCGCAGGTGTCCCAGGCAAGGCCCCAGGCTGCCACTCCCGGACCTGCAGGGCAGCCGCTTCATGCCGCCCCGCCGAGACACCAGCCGCGACCGATGCCGCCCATTCAGCCCATTTCGCAGGGCGAGGTATCCCTGCAGGCACTCCAGGAACACTGGGGAGACGTGCAGGGCGAACTCAAGCGCATGGGTAAGATGCCGGTGACGGCGATCATCAAGGAAGCCATACCGATCAGCTATGCCGACGGCGTGGTGGTCCTGGGTTTCAGCGACCGTCATGCATTTCACTGCAACCAGGTGCGCGACAAGTACAAGGCAGATGTGGAGATGGCTCTGCAGCGCCTCTTCGGGCAGGCCATAACCATAGACTGCCGGCTGGGCGAAGTACTGCCCCAGGCCCCGGCGCCCGACCAACCGGTTCAGGCGCCGCCTGTTGCAACGGAACCCGCGCCGGTTGAGACCGCTGAGGCCCCGCCGGACGTCTATGAGCAGGAGTATGCTCCTGACCCGACAGAACCGCAAGTGAACCAGGTTGCCGAGCAGATTTGTTCGCCGGAGCCTGCCGAAGCGCCACCCCCGCCCACGCTGGATCAGGCGGTGGCCAACACCCTGATGCTGTTCGAAGGCAGCCAGGAAATCGATGGGGATGAATGA
- a CDS encoding 4Fe-4S binding protein, with amino-acid sequence MSDRVYSKTAGWQDMAAGGVIPQAGNAEEYATGGWRTFRPVRDDEKCIDCLQCWIYCPDNAIKVIDQKVSGIPYDLVHCKGCGVCAAICPVKCIEMKPETDFEDEN; translated from the coding sequence ATGAGCGACCGCGTCTATTCCAAGACCGCAGGCTGGCAGGACATGGCGGCCGGCGGCGTGATCCCCCAGGCGGGGAACGCCGAGGAGTACGCGACAGGCGGCTGGCGCACTTTCCGCCCCGTCCGCGACGACGAAAAATGCATCGACTGTCTCCAGTGCTGGATCTACTGCCCCGACAACGCGATCAAGGTCATCGATCAGAAGGTCAGTGGAATCCCGTACGACCTGGTTCACTGCAAAGGCTGCGGCGTGTGTGCAGCCATCTGCCCCGTGAAGTGCATCGAGATGAAGCCTGAGACCGACTTCGAGGACGAAAACTAG
- the porA gene encoding pyruvate ferredoxin oxidoreductase, which yields MGKVMPLEGNNAIAEAMRQINPDVVAAYPITPSTEIVQTFAKFVADGKVTTNFVAVESEHSAMSACTAAAAAGGRVMNATSANGLALMWEILYITASLRQPVVLNLVNRALSGNINIHCDHSDGMGARDSGWIQIYGENAQEGYDNCIQCVAISEREDVRLPSMNCIDGFFVSHAYEMVEVEEDAAVQEWIGPYKPVRPLLDIKNPYTVGPLDLWDYYFEHKRNQLSAYPNAKEAIIEEGKRFGQAFGREYGLMECVDLEDAEVAVVALGSTAGMCKDVVADLRSKGVKAGLLKLRVFRPFPDAEIVAALRNCKAVAVFDRAASYGASYGPLYSEVAAAMYTRGANVPCVNIIYGLGGREIRPDQIADVYGKLNDIKTTGQPADPVSYVGVRG from the coding sequence ATGGGTAAGGTCATGCCGCTCGAAGGCAATAACGCGATTGCCGAAGCGATGCGGCAAATCAACCCCGACGTCGTGGCGGCCTATCCGATCACGCCGTCGACCGAGATCGTACAGACTTTCGCGAAGTTCGTCGCCGACGGCAAGGTGACGACGAACTTCGTCGCCGTGGAGAGCGAGCATTCGGCCATGAGCGCCTGCACCGCCGCAGCGGCTGCAGGTGGCCGGGTCATGAACGCCACCAGCGCCAACGGTCTTGCGCTCATGTGGGAGATTCTCTACATCACTGCCTCCCTGCGCCAGCCCGTAGTGCTCAATCTGGTCAACCGCGCCCTGTCCGGGAACATCAATATTCACTGCGACCATTCCGACGGCATGGGCGCTCGTGACAGCGGCTGGATCCAGATCTACGGCGAGAACGCCCAGGAGGGCTACGACAACTGCATTCAGTGCGTTGCCATCTCCGAGCGTGAGGATGTCCGCCTGCCCTCGATGAACTGCATCGACGGCTTCTTCGTTAGCCACGCCTACGAAATGGTGGAGGTCGAAGAGGACGCGGCGGTGCAGGAATGGATCGGCCCGTACAAGCCCGTCCGGCCGCTGCTGGACATCAAGAACCCCTATACTGTGGGTCCGTTGGACCTGTGGGACTACTACTTCGAGCACAAGCGCAATCAGCTCAGCGCCTACCCGAATGCCAAGGAAGCGATCATCGAAGAGGGCAAACGCTTCGGCCAGGCCTTCGGACGCGAGTACGGACTGATGGAGTGCGTTGATCTTGAGGACGCCGAGGTCGCCGTCGTGGCTCTTGGCTCCACCGCCGGCATGTGCAAGGACGTCGTGGCGGACCTCCGCTCCAAGGGTGTCAAGGCCGGGCTGCTGAAGCTCCGGGTCTTCCGCCCCTTCCCGGATGCGGAGATCGTCGCGGCGCTGCGCAACTGCAAGGCTGTCGCGGTCTTTGACCGTGCGGCTTCCTACGGCGCAAGCTACGGCCCGCTGTACTCGGAAGTCGCCGCTGCGATGTACACTCGCGGCGCCAACGTTCCGTGCGTCAATATCATCTACGGTCTTGGCGGGCGCGAGATTCGCCCCGATCAGATCGCCGATGTGTACGGCAAGCTCAATGACATCAAAACCACCGGCCAGCCGGCAGACCCCGTGTCCTACGTGGGCGTCCGCGGGTAA
- a CDS encoding HlyD family efflux transporter periplasmic adaptor subunit: MTRWQFLFLVALVAGWLLSLAAGPALAALPGASPDSANSAFSATQGNSVAPKVVPLQDTPADVAAGGKLLTTPRARVVLGARVSDPREVVDRSGRRRCVFSLRSMVAGIVEFLFPGTDFFRRGAPLFRIYDPGVLADLTAAEQAMRGYEVRPLVIARTSRAGEAAVRGEFPSPTTRPRALRIARLSPQAGVASQVVQPPVETAAPASLADEPSSAPAPKPRTSLKPAPAPPPLPKVDLGPYRDAVADARASVSRAQQKLAQAQEDFDAKKKLVDLGALAQDCLDESAARLADATIARADAEARLATAQDLLSAQEKRAAQAASAAKTAAQVSDVQVMLGSGQEPQTPGANRVARAEKPAPRVQMESGVEVIRGIPQSEGPRRARPVSYPDPPVNRKQSAPPAPTQARPAATTTIAAVPWIPTEESGRSESLPRAGSRHSASAEGEYVTSRFRPLPLPKELDRLSEQRWTEYQAPADGFVLARSASGGQLVQAGQEIMRVVNTQWAVVYMNIRPEDVDRFDPGTIATVSFDDYPGVQFEGWINDVRAEPGSDHLRAEIVVFCKTGYYGTDAVATLQWLALATPLDQNGDPHPLEPVIIGSPDRQYDRDPLAGLSLVPRGIWALGVPDEALERSESTYEGQLQITELEASGSSPVQDPEARKRLETLKRWREGFVEGMVRTQFDQGVVLTYPKSGEIRRAIERMATGRVSSVPNRCARTMREALGWGLGDAHVWARLLPGKGYIPRADGLARPGDILVWPFTYPPRGTQHIGIAVQQNGRLMLLSNLSGTLGTVPIQPGYLAFYKPL, encoded by the coding sequence GTGACACGCTGGCAATTCCTATTCCTGGTCGCCCTCGTGGCGGGCTGGCTGCTCTCTCTTGCGGCCGGGCCCGCCCTTGCGGCTTTGCCCGGAGCTTCTCCGGACTCGGCAAATTCTGCTTTCAGCGCCACCCAAGGCAATTCGGTGGCGCCGAAAGTGGTGCCTCTACAGGACACCCCAGCGGACGTTGCCGCCGGGGGGAAACTCCTGACCACGCCTCGCGCCCGGGTGGTCCTGGGTGCGCGCGTGTCGGATCCCCGGGAGGTCGTGGACCGCTCGGGCCGGCGCCGCTGCGTGTTCAGCCTGCGATCCATGGTCGCCGGGATCGTGGAGTTCCTGTTCCCCGGCACCGACTTCTTCCGCCGCGGAGCCCCTCTTTTCCGCATCTATGACCCGGGTGTCCTGGCCGACCTGACCGCCGCCGAGCAGGCGATGCGCGGCTATGAGGTTCGCCCGCTGGTGATCGCCCGGACGTCCCGGGCCGGCGAGGCTGCAGTCCGCGGCGAATTCCCCTCGCCCACCACCAGGCCCAGGGCACTGCGCATCGCGCGTCTGTCGCCCCAGGCAGGGGTCGCCAGTCAAGTCGTCCAGCCACCCGTGGAGACTGCCGCGCCTGCGTCCCTTGCGGATGAGCCCTCGTCCGCGCCTGCACCGAAACCCCGCACCAGCCTCAAACCCGCGCCTGCGCCGCCGCCGTTGCCGAAGGTCGACCTCGGCCCCTACCGCGACGCCGTTGCTGACGCGCGCGCCTCGGTCAGTCGCGCACAGCAGAAGCTCGCACAGGCCCAGGAAGACTTCGACGCGAAGAAGAAGCTTGTGGACCTCGGCGCGCTGGCCCAGGACTGCCTGGATGAGTCCGCGGCACGCCTCGCAGACGCAACCATCGCGCGGGCCGATGCCGAGGCCCGTCTGGCCACCGCCCAGGACTTGCTGAGCGCCCAGGAGAAGCGGGCGGCCCAGGCCGCGTCCGCCGCCAAGACCGCTGCACAGGTTTCCGATGTCCAAGTGATGCTCGGTTCGGGCCAGGAGCCCCAGACTCCCGGCGCCAATCGCGTCGCCCGTGCCGAGAAGCCGGCTCCCCGGGTTCAGATGGAGTCCGGCGTCGAGGTTATCCGCGGGATTCCCCAGTCCGAGGGTCCCCGCAGGGCCCGGCCAGTCTCTTACCCGGACCCGCCCGTGAATCGCAAGCAGTCGGCCCCCCCGGCGCCCACCCAGGCTCGCCCGGCAGCAACCACGACAATCGCAGCGGTCCCCTGGATACCCACAGAAGAGAGCGGCCGCAGCGAGTCCCTTCCCCGTGCCGGATCACGCCATTCCGCGTCAGCCGAGGGAGAGTACGTCACCAGCCGATTCAGGCCGTTGCCCCTGCCGAAGGAACTCGATCGGCTCTCCGAGCAGCGCTGGACTGAGTACCAGGCGCCGGCGGACGGTTTCGTACTCGCACGCAGCGCTTCCGGCGGCCAGCTGGTCCAGGCCGGGCAGGAGATCATGCGGGTCGTCAACACCCAGTGGGCCGTGGTCTACATGAATATCCGGCCCGAAGACGTGGACCGCTTCGACCCCGGCACCATCGCCACGGTGTCTTTCGACGACTACCCGGGCGTTCAGTTTGAGGGTTGGATCAACGATGTGCGCGCGGAACCGGGCTCCGATCACCTGCGCGCGGAGATCGTGGTTTTCTGCAAGACCGGCTACTACGGCACTGATGCTGTCGCCACTCTGCAGTGGCTCGCGCTGGCAACACCGCTGGATCAGAATGGCGACCCGCACCCCCTGGAGCCGGTGATCATTGGTTCCCCCGACAGGCAGTATGACCGCGACCCCCTGGCCGGTCTGAGCCTCGTGCCCCGAGGTATCTGGGCGTTGGGCGTGCCGGATGAGGCCCTGGAGCGCTCGGAAAGCACCTACGAGGGGCAGTTGCAGATCACCGAGCTTGAGGCATCCGGCAGCAGTCCGGTGCAGGACCCTGAGGCCCGCAAGCGCCTGGAAACGCTGAAGCGCTGGCGCGAGGGCTTTGTGGAGGGCATGGTGCGCACCCAGTTCGATCAGGGTGTAGTGCTCACTTACCCCAAGTCCGGGGAGATTCGCCGGGCCATTGAGCGCATGGCCACGGGTCGCGTGAGCAGTGTACCGAACCGCTGCGCGCGCACCATGCGGGAAGCCCTCGGCTGGGGCCTCGGGGATGCACACGTCTGGGCGCGCCTGCTGCCTGGTAAGGGCTATATCCCCCGTGCCGACGGTCTCGCGCGTCCCGGTGACATTCTCGTCTGGCCTTTTACGTACCCGCCTCGCGGGACTCAGCACATCGGAATAGCGGTTCAGCAGAACGGCAGGCTCATGCTGCTGTCAAATCTTTCCGGAACGCTGGGTACAGTTCCCATTCAGCCAGGCTACCTGGCGTTCTACAAGCCCCTGTAA
- the recR gene encoding recombination protein RecR, translating to MLRYAAPLERVVQELERLPGIGPKSAQRLAMHLMRMNPHDVQSLGESILELRRALRECRECFNYSVDELCPICQDPRRDQSVLSVVEQPGDLMALERSGEYRGLYHILGGALSPLDGTGHEDLHIDALLQRIMRLQPVEVILATSPTVDGDATAEYLRKLIEGLPLQVTVTRIAQGLPMGGDLDYADQVTIARALRGRRPMGD from the coding sequence ATGCTTCGCTACGCCGCGCCTCTTGAGCGGGTGGTGCAGGAGCTCGAGCGTCTGCCGGGCATTGGGCCGAAATCCGCCCAGCGGCTGGCGATGCATCTCATGCGCATGAACCCCCACGATGTGCAGTCCCTCGGCGAGTCGATCCTTGAGCTCCGCCGGGCGCTGCGCGAGTGCCGCGAGTGCTTCAATTACTCGGTGGACGAACTGTGCCCAATCTGCCAGGACCCGAGGCGTGATCAATCGGTGTTGAGTGTCGTGGAGCAACCCGGCGATCTCATGGCCCTGGAACGCTCCGGGGAATACCGCGGCCTGTATCACATTCTCGGCGGGGCACTGTCGCCACTGGACGGCACAGGGCACGAGGACCTGCATATCGACGCCCTGCTGCAGCGGATTATGCGGCTGCAGCCTGTCGAGGTGATCCTCGCCACGAGTCCCACCGTGGACGGGGACGCCACGGCCGAGTATCTGCGCAAGCTGATCGAGGGGCTTCCACTTCAGGTGACGGTGACGCGCATCGCCCAGGGCCTGCCCATGGGCGGAGATCTGGATTACGCCGATCAGGTGACAATTGCCCGGGCTCTGCGGGGCAGACGTCCCATGGGAGACTGA
- a CDS encoding methyltransferase domain-containing protein, whose amino-acid sequence MQFRCPACEHEFVATVLPAGDFRYALCDRCASYYLNPMPGAGKLESEPERLAQFLQSLRGAGPGIERQILRALSKISPGGIIASDLGLSNDPKGRSVRQVRSLAEPGSVPRVDALVLTSFIERVPIPDMAAQWCREKLKPGGVLVISTPNANFARRVIAAKSSGGTMKNVGLLLKPETRRVVYSATGLRALLERNGFTKVRVRSAAPAFTTPDVAMTASLLYLASRAVETVLPRVILSGLLLCTAVWEE is encoded by the coding sequence ATGCAGTTCCGCTGCCCTGCCTGTGAACACGAGTTCGTCGCCACCGTGCTCCCCGCCGGTGACTTCCGCTACGCCTTGTGCGACCGGTGTGCTTCCTATTATCTCAATCCAATGCCGGGCGCGGGAAAGCTCGAAAGCGAGCCCGAACGTCTCGCCCAGTTCCTGCAGAGCCTGCGGGGCGCAGGACCGGGCATTGAACGCCAGATCCTGCGGGCTTTGTCGAAGATCAGTCCCGGCGGCATTATCGCCAGCGATCTTGGTCTGTCCAACGACCCCAAAGGTCGGAGCGTGCGGCAGGTCCGCTCCCTCGCCGAGCCCGGTTCAGTCCCCCGGGTGGATGCCCTGGTGCTCACGAGTTTCATCGAGCGGGTGCCGATCCCGGACATGGCTGCGCAGTGGTGCCGCGAGAAGCTGAAGCCCGGCGGGGTGCTGGTGATCTCCACACCCAATGCCAACTTCGCGCGGCGGGTCATTGCCGCCAAGAGCAGCGGCGGCACGATGAAAAACGTGGGCCTGCTGCTCAAGCCCGAGACCCGGCGCGTGGTCTACTCGGCAACCGGTCTGCGGGCATTGCTGGAGCGTAACGGATTCACGAAGGTCCGGGTGAGGTCGGCCGCGCCCGCGTTCACTACCCCGGATGTGGCCATGACCGCGAGCCTGTTGTACCTCGCGAGCCGGGCGGTTGAGACGGTGCTGCCCCGGGTGATCCTCAGCGGGCTGCTGTTGTGTACCGCAGTGTGGGAGGAGTAA
- a CDS encoding demethoxyubiquinone hydroxylase family protein has product MPDFPNPFSGKTPDRLLTLRELTRAIRLNLAAEEEAVSLYEAHADATDHPLAKRVLQDIANEEREHAGEFQRLLTILLADEQMYLDNGAAEVDEMAGLLGGAGASAAETAPAVSEEPAGQEPQNPQTPPTIGSLR; this is encoded by the coding sequence ATGCCCGATTTTCCCAACCCCTTCAGTGGCAAGACCCCCGACCGTCTGCTCACTCTGCGTGAACTCACGCGCGCGATAAGACTGAACCTCGCTGCCGAAGAGGAAGCAGTCAGCCTCTACGAAGCCCACGCCGACGCCACCGATCATCCCCTGGCGAAACGCGTACTGCAGGACATCGCCAACGAAGAGCGCGAACACGCGGGTGAGTTCCAGCGGCTTCTCACCATCCTTCTGGCGGATGAGCAAATGTATCTGGATAACGGCGCGGCCGAGGTGGACGAGATGGCCGGGCTCCTCGGTGGAGCCGGCGCATCTGCCGCAGAAACCGCGCCGGCCGTCAGTGAGGAACCCGCAGGACAGGAGCCCCAGAACCCGCAGACGCCGCCGACCATCGGCTCGCTGCGCTGA